In one Sphingobacterium daejeonense genomic region, the following are encoded:
- the rpsB gene encoding 30S ribosomal protein S2, with translation MARTTYQELLDAGVHFGHLTRKWDPKMAKYIFMERNGIHIIDLNKTLTKLEEAASAIKQIVKSGRKVLFVATKKQAKEIVAEQAKAVNMPFVTERWLGGMLTNFATVRKSIKKMSNIDKMQKDGTYDVLSKKEKLMIQRERIKLENLLGGIADLNRLPAALFIIDVKKEHIAVAEAMKLNIPTFAMVDTNSDPTNIDFPIPANDDATKSISLIASVIGKAIIEGLEERKRDKEEDAEKEAAAAKAAVDNGEATEAAPGKRTRKAKDVE, from the coding sequence ATGGCAAGAACAACATATCAAGAATTATTGGATGCAGGTGTTCACTTTGGTCACCTTACTCGTAAGTGGGATCCGAAAATGGCTAAGTACATTTTCATGGAACGCAATGGTATCCACATTATCGACTTGAACAAGACTCTTACAAAATTAGAAGAGGCTGCTTCAGCGATCAAACAAATCGTAAAATCAGGTCGTAAAGTATTATTTGTAGCTACTAAAAAACAAGCTAAAGAAATCGTAGCTGAACAAGCGAAAGCAGTTAATATGCCTTTCGTAACGGAACGTTGGTTAGGTGGTATGCTTACTAACTTCGCAACTGTGCGTAAATCAATCAAAAAAATGTCAAACATCGATAAAATGCAAAAAGATGGCACTTACGATGTATTGTCTAAAAAAGAAAAATTGATGATTCAACGTGAGCGTATTAAGTTAGAAAACCTTCTTGGAGGTATCGCAGACTTAAACCGTTTGCCAGCTGCATTGTTCATTATCGACGTGAAAAAAGAGCACATTGCGGTTGCTGAGGCGATGAAATTAAACATCCCTACTTTTGCAATGGTAGATACTAACTCTGACCCTACGAACATCGATTTCCCAATCCCAGCAAATGATGACGCTACTAAATCAATCAGCTTAATCGCTAGCGTAATTGGTAAAGCAATCATCGAAGGATTAGAAGAACGCAAACGCGATAAAGAAGAGGACGCGGAAAAAGAAGCTGCTGCTGCTAAAGCTGCAGTAGATAATGGTGAAGCTACTGAAGCTGCTCCAGGAAAACGCACTCGTAAAGCGAAAGACGTAGAATAA
- a CDS encoding DUF4292 domain-containing protein, protein MRRNILSKLSLVLAVLVLTYSCASKKAAVKKDDSGVTAKGKDLLSTYELNNLNFITFSGRAKAKVQFGEETQNVTLNIRMERSKAIWISVTALLGIEAARVLITPDSVKIMNRLQSEYVAKPFSYIYKYTNPGITFKMLEDILIGNISTEMLRTDQLQIATSEDDVQVIGVKEGLTFHYGVNKSNRPFAFNLMELGKTNKLEAHYSDFAVIDGHNFPQRFTLNIEGSGAKVSSDMLYNKSELTKQLKCHLISLRDIRQSIN, encoded by the coding sequence GTGAGAAGAAATATATTGAGTAAACTAAGTTTGGTGCTTGCTGTTTTGGTCTTGACATATTCATGTGCAAGTAAAAAGGCTGCAGTGAAAAAGGATGATTCCGGCGTAACAGCAAAGGGTAAGGATCTATTGAGCACCTATGAATTGAATAACTTAAATTTTATTACCTTTTCAGGGAGGGCAAAAGCTAAGGTTCAATTTGGTGAAGAAACCCAAAATGTGACTTTGAACATCAGGATGGAACGGAGTAAGGCGATCTGGATTTCAGTTACTGCATTATTGGGGATTGAGGCTGCTCGAGTTTTGATCACTCCAGACAGTGTCAAAATCATGAATAGGTTGCAGAGTGAATATGTGGCGAAACCATTTTCTTACATTTATAAATACACCAACCCAGGCATCACTTTTAAAATGCTTGAGGATATTTTAATTGGAAATATATCAACTGAAATGTTGCGTACGGACCAACTACAGATTGCGACAAGTGAGGATGATGTTCAAGTAATAGGGGTGAAGGAGGGGTTAACCTTTCATTATGGTGTAAATAAAAGCAACAGGCCATTTGCATTTAATTTAATGGAGCTTGGAAAGACCAATAAATTGGAAGCACATTACAGTGATTTTGCAGTTATTGATGGACATAATTTTCCGCAAAGATTCACGTTAAACATTGAAGGAAGTGGCGCGAAAGTGTCTTCTGATATGCTATATAACAAGTCAGAGTTAACAAAACAGTTGAAATGCCATTTAATATCCCTTCGAGATATAAGGCAATCAATTAATTAG
- the rplM gene encoding 50S ribosomal protein L13: MNTLSYKTVSANKNTVNKEWIVVDAEGEILGRLASEIAKVIRGKHKPSFTPHVDCGDNVIVINADKVRLTGNKLGDKVYVRYTGYPGGQRFVSPKELMAKHPERIIEKAVRGMLPKNRLGRQLFKNLYVYAGTEHKHEAQNPKPVKF; encoded by the coding sequence GTGAATACGTTAAGTTACAAAACTGTCTCTGCTAACAAGAACACCGTTAACAAAGAATGGATCGTTGTTGACGCTGAAGGCGAGATTTTGGGGCGCTTGGCAAGCGAAATCGCGAAAGTGATTCGTGGAAAACACAAGCCTTCATTCACCCCACACGTAGACTGTGGAGATAACGTGATTGTTATCAATGCAGACAAAGTTAGATTGACTGGAAACAAATTGGGCGACAAAGTATATGTTCGCTACACAGGCTACCCAGGTGGTCAGCGTTTCGTTTCTCCAAAAGAGTTAATGGCAAAACACCCAGAGCGCATCATCGAGAAAGCTGTTCGCGGGATGTTACCTAAAAACCGTCTAGGACGTCAATTATTTAAAAACCTTTATGTTTATGCAGGTACAGAGCACAAACATGAAGCGCAGAATCCAAAACCAGTTAAATTTTAA
- a CDS encoding ABC-F family ATP-binding cassette domain-containing protein: protein MIIIQNATYIHPNKDILFQDINLTIAEQEKIALIGNNGSGKSTLLKVIAGQLQLNNGTVSCDSIPYYIPQLLDEYNNLTIAAALGIADKLSAFKEILLGNMTEHNLDLLNDDWSIEDRCQNTLSEWKLTDIFLDYKIGELSGGQKTKVFLAGITIQEPQIILMDEPSNHLDHESRELLYQFIKDCRKTLLVVSHDRTLLNLIPEIAEMTKQGIVKYGGNYEFFAEQKEQAMNALDHDVKSKEKELRKAREKEKEALERQNKLNARGKKKQEKAGIPKILMGGLKNKAEGSSGKLKTVHEEKISGIRMTLQDLRTNLPEIDQMKFGFEESSLHIGKTLAEAKEVNLKINGRNLWHQNLNFKIKSGDRIALKGTNGSGKTSLINLIIGNRQPTSGEISRANFNYVYVDQDYSLIKTEMKVYDMAQSFNHSGLQEHEIKIRLNRFLFSKDTWDKSCLFLSGGERMRLLLCCLNIQSQAPDMIILDEPTNNIDIQNIQILTAAIQSYHGCLVVVSHDQYFMNEINIQETIELG from the coding sequence ATGATTATTATACAGAACGCAACATATATTCATCCCAACAAGGACATATTATTTCAGGACATCAACTTGACTATCGCGGAGCAAGAGAAAATTGCTTTGATAGGTAACAACGGTTCTGGAAAGTCTACTCTTTTAAAAGTTATAGCAGGTCAGTTACAACTCAACAATGGTACAGTCAGCTGTGATTCCATTCCCTATTATATTCCACAATTGCTCGACGAATATAATAATCTGACCATCGCAGCAGCATTAGGTATAGCAGACAAATTAAGCGCCTTCAAGGAGATTTTATTAGGAAATATGACTGAACATAATCTCGATCTCCTAAATGATGATTGGAGCATTGAAGATCGTTGCCAAAATACACTTTCAGAATGGAAATTGACAGATATTTTTCTTGATTATAAAATCGGGGAACTGAGTGGTGGCCAGAAAACAAAGGTATTTTTAGCAGGTATTACCATTCAGGAACCTCAAATAATTTTAATGGATGAACCCAGCAACCATCTAGACCACGAATCTCGGGAATTACTTTATCAATTCATCAAGGACTGTCGGAAGACCCTTTTAGTCGTTAGCCATGACCGGACTTTGCTTAACCTAATTCCTGAAATCGCTGAAATGACCAAACAAGGCATCGTGAAATATGGTGGGAATTACGAATTCTTTGCCGAACAAAAAGAACAGGCAATGAATGCATTGGACCATGACGTCAAATCTAAAGAAAAAGAACTACGCAAAGCTCGGGAAAAGGAAAAAGAAGCCTTGGAAAGGCAGAATAAACTCAATGCCAGAGGAAAGAAAAAACAAGAAAAAGCTGGAATACCTAAGATATTGATGGGCGGATTGAAAAACAAAGCAGAAGGGAGTAGTGGAAAACTGAAAACTGTACATGAAGAAAAGATATCTGGAATCAGAATGACCCTCCAGGATCTTAGAACCAATTTGCCCGAAATTGATCAAATGAAATTTGGCTTTGAAGAATCTAGCTTACATATTGGCAAAACTCTAGCTGAAGCAAAAGAGGTCAACTTGAAAATTAACGGAAGAAATTTATGGCACCAAAATCTAAATTTCAAGATCAAATCGGGAGATAGAATTGCATTAAAAGGAACCAATGGATCTGGAAAGACAAGTTTAATAAATTTAATCATTGGAAATAGACAACCCACTTCCGGAGAAATCTCTAGAGCAAACTTTAATTACGTATATGTTGACCAAGACTATTCCTTGATCAAAACGGAAATGAAAGTTTACGATATGGCACAATCTTTCAACCATTCAGGACTCCAAGAACATGAAATAAAAATTAGGTTGAATAGGTTTTTGTTCTCCAAGGATACTTGGGACAAAAGTTGTCTGTTTCTTAGTGGTGGCGAAAGAATGAGGCTATTGTTATGTTGTTTAAATATTCAAAGTCAAGCTCCTGACATGATAATTTTAGATGAACCTACCAACAATATCGATATTCAAAACATTCAGATCTTGACCGCAGCAATTCAATCTTACCATGGCTGTCTTGTCGTT
- a CDS encoding murein hydrolase activator EnvC family protein: MDFKKIVLSIFSLLLFVGLSYGQSSLELKKQRERIDREIAELQKILSAKTQEKILSQQEVAALSKQLDLRENKISTINSELRIINKNISSNNAIVDKLKAELEKMRQDYEKMILFAFRNKNSYNKMMFIFASKDFNQAFKRVKYLQQFTDARKIKVAEIEGTKKQIELKIAQLERDKKTQQSLLKEQEAERNTIAKDKAAHSQELNQLAREERTFRGQLTKKQQEKKRLDAAIKSAIAREVEAARRAEEERRRRLAEAEAKKTGTTVTEAEKKIEKKTGSSVLNNSPEATKLSAGFSSNRGRLPWPVGQGNIVRNYGSVTVERGVRDFYDYIRIRTSDGAPVKTVFEGTVLQVINIGSYAVVVQHGEYLTAYSNLKSVSVRKGQKISTGTVIGAADSDPEVGYSYIDLSV; the protein is encoded by the coding sequence ATGGATTTTAAAAAGATTGTACTCAGTATATTTTCCCTTTTACTTTTTGTTGGCCTAAGCTATGGTCAGAGTAGTTTGGAATTAAAGAAACAAAGAGAAAGAATAGATAGGGAGATTGCTGAACTTCAAAAAATATTAAGCGCAAAGACTCAAGAGAAGATTTTATCCCAACAGGAAGTTGCTGCTTTGAGCAAGCAATTGGATCTGAGGGAGAATAAAATCAGTACAATCAATTCTGAATTGCGTATCATCAATAAAAATATTTCATCAAACAACGCTATTGTTGACAAGCTGAAGGCTGAGCTCGAGAAGATGAGACAGGATTATGAGAAAATGATCCTTTTCGCATTCAGGAATAAGAACTCGTACAACAAGATGATGTTTATTTTTGCTTCGAAGGATTTTAATCAGGCATTTAAACGTGTTAAATATTTACAGCAGTTTACTGATGCACGTAAAATCAAGGTTGCGGAAATAGAAGGTACAAAAAAACAGATTGAGTTGAAGATTGCTCAATTGGAAAGAGATAAGAAAACTCAGCAGTCCTTGTTAAAAGAACAGGAAGCTGAACGTAATACAATTGCTAAGGATAAAGCTGCTCACTCGCAGGAGTTGAATCAATTGGCAAGGGAGGAGCGTACTTTCCGTGGACAGTTGACCAAGAAGCAACAAGAGAAGAAACGTTTGGATGCTGCTATCAAGTCAGCTATTGCTCGAGAAGTCGAAGCGGCACGAAGGGCAGAAGAAGAACGCAGAAGAAGACTCGCTGAAGCTGAGGCTAAGAAAACAGGTACTACTGTTACAGAGGCTGAGAAGAAAATTGAAAAGAAAACAGGTTCTTCGGTGTTGAACAACTCGCCAGAAGCGACTAAGTTGTCAGCAGGATTTTCGTCGAATAGAGGTAGGCTGCCATGGCCAGTAGGACAGGGTAATATTGTCCGTAATTATGGTAGTGTTACGGTTGAACGTGGTGTTCGTGATTTCTATGATTATATCAGGATCCGTACTTCAGATGGCGCGCCAGTAAAAACCGTATTTGAAGGTACTGTACTGCAGGTTATCAATATTGGTTCTTATGCTGTAGTTGTGCAGCACGGTGAGTACCTTACTGCTTATTCTAACTTGAAATCGGTATCAGTTAGAAAGGGTCAGAAGATCTCGACAGGAACCGTTATCGGTGCGGCAGATTCAGATCCAGAAGTGGGTTATTCATACATTGATTTAAGTGTATAA
- a CDS encoding alpha-ketoglutarate-dependent dioxygenase AlkB family protein, whose protein sequence is MKLFNTAEPSKNLIPQDGIVNYYGVICDNPKYYYDQLLNGIEWKNDQAIIFGKHIETKRKVAWYGDKRFEYSYSNIQKVALPWTNELLELKSLVEKESGETFNSCLLNLYHDGSEGMAWHSDGEKDLKKHGAIASLTFGAERKFSFKHKTTKEKIDIILENGSLLVMKGSTQDHWLHRLPPTKVVYGPRINLTFRTIENA, encoded by the coding sequence ATGAAGCTATTTAATACGGCAGAACCTTCAAAAAACCTAATACCTCAGGATGGAATTGTAAATTATTACGGTGTAATCTGTGATAATCCCAAATATTATTATGACCAACTTCTAAATGGAATAGAATGGAAAAATGATCAAGCCATTATCTTTGGGAAACATATCGAAACTAAACGCAAAGTCGCTTGGTATGGTGACAAACGATTTGAATACAGCTATTCCAATATACAAAAAGTCGCCCTCCCCTGGACAAATGAACTGTTGGAGCTGAAATCCCTCGTAGAAAAAGAATCTGGAGAAACATTTAACTCCTGCCTATTAAACTTATACCATGATGGATCTGAGGGAATGGCCTGGCACAGCGATGGTGAAAAAGATCTAAAAAAACATGGTGCCATCGCCTCACTGACTTTTGGGGCAGAACGCAAATTCTCATTTAAACACAAAACCACCAAAGAAAAAATTGATATAATATTGGAAAATGGAAGCTTATTGGTGATGAAAGGAAGTACTCAAGACCACTGGCTACATAGACTCCCTCCAACTAAAGTCGTCTACGGCCCAAGGATAAACCTAACTTTCAGAACCATAGAAAATGCTTAA
- a CDS encoding SDR family NAD(P)-dependent oxidoreductase has product MKQLNDKVAIVTGGASGIGKAIVELFVKEGAKVVVADLNEKLGNDLINSLGDADVIFIKADASSAEDNKKIVEAAIENFGALHIAVNNAGIGGEANPVADLSIEGWKKVIDINLNGVFYGMHYQIPEIEKVGGSIINMASILGAVGFAQSSAYVAAKHGVVGLTKSAGWEYATKGVRINAIGPGFISTPLVDDNLDADTLKYLETQHAFQRLGKPEEVAELTLWLASDKASFVTGSYYPVDGGYLAK; this is encoded by the coding sequence ATGAAACAACTAAACGACAAAGTGGCTATTGTAACTGGAGGAGCTTCAGGAATTGGAAAGGCTATCGTTGAACTTTTTGTAAAAGAAGGCGCAAAGGTAGTTGTAGCAGATTTGAATGAAAAACTTGGCAATGATCTTATCAATAGCCTTGGGGATGCAGATGTAATCTTTATCAAAGCAGATGCATCCTCAGCAGAAGACAACAAGAAAATTGTTGAGGCAGCTATAGAAAATTTCGGAGCTTTACATATTGCTGTCAACAATGCTGGGATTGGCGGTGAAGCAAATCCAGTTGCTGATCTTTCTATTGAGGGATGGAAAAAAGTAATTGACATCAACTTAAATGGTGTGTTCTACGGTATGCATTACCAAATCCCTGAAATTGAAAAAGTGGGTGGCAGTATTATCAATATGGCTTCAATCTTGGGAGCTGTCGGATTTGCTCAATCATCAGCTTATGTAGCAGCAAAACATGGCGTTGTTGGATTGACAAAATCTGCAGGTTGGGAATATGCAACTAAAGGTGTACGTATAAATGCGATCGGCCCTGGATTTATATCAACCCCATTGGTTGATGATAACTTAGATGCTGATACCTTAAAATATCTCGAAACACAACATGCTTTCCAAAGATTAGGAAAACCAGAAGAAGTTGCTGAGTTAACACTTTGGTTGGCATCAGATAAAGCCTCATTTGTCACAGGATCTTATTACCCTGTAGACGGTGGTTATTTAGCAAAATAA
- a CDS encoding AI-2E family transporter, which translates to MRIKQINNNSINQIMLILIIILICILIFKNLYYYLPGFLGAITLYVLYRNSYFKLTEKRRWNKPLTSLLFILISIVFIVLPIWALVDYLVPQITSFLNNTDKIVSQFNLLKEYMADKPFLKDIDMSDQALLSTLQGFTKYVPTVLNSVAEVMVNILVTLFVLYFMQVYGRQMEGYIARGIPFSPKSKQELWKEFDSMVRSNAIGIPILGFFQGLVAVLGYWIFGVENFILLGMLTGIASIVPVLGTMTIYVPLGIITLAGGETGNGIGILLYGLVLIGSIDNILRFTILKTLGNVPPLITVFGVLLGLKMFGMLGLIFGPLILSSVGVLIKVYSNEYGKGDSIILSSEFPEKRE; encoded by the coding sequence ATGAGAATTAAGCAAATTAATAACAACTCCATCAATCAGATCATGCTGATACTGATCATCATCTTGATCTGTATCCTTATTTTTAAGAATCTATACTATTATCTTCCAGGCTTTTTAGGTGCAATTACGCTTTATGTTCTCTATAGAAACAGCTATTTCAAATTGACAGAAAAAAGAAGATGGAATAAACCGCTAACTAGTCTGCTCTTTATATTGATTTCCATAGTTTTTATCGTCCTTCCCATTTGGGCATTGGTAGACTACCTTGTTCCGCAAATAACAAGTTTCTTGAACAATACAGATAAAATAGTCTCTCAATTCAACTTGTTAAAGGAATATATGGCAGACAAGCCTTTCCTTAAAGATATTGATATGTCAGACCAGGCCCTGCTGTCTACGCTGCAAGGATTTACAAAATATGTACCTACAGTCCTTAATTCAGTAGCAGAGGTGATGGTCAATATACTTGTAACATTATTTGTACTCTATTTTATGCAGGTATATGGAAGACAAATGGAAGGATATATTGCTCGTGGGATTCCTTTCTCTCCGAAAAGCAAACAGGAGCTGTGGAAGGAATTTGATTCCATGGTGAGATCAAATGCCATTGGTATTCCAATCTTAGGGTTTTTCCAAGGATTAGTGGCTGTGTTAGGCTACTGGATATTTGGAGTTGAAAATTTTATCCTTTTAGGAATGCTTACCGGTATTGCTTCAATAGTTCCGGTGTTAGGAACTATGACCATTTATGTTCCGCTTGGAATAATTACACTTGCAGGAGGTGAAACAGGCAATGGTATCGGTATACTATTGTATGGATTGGTATTAATTGGCAGTATAGATAATATTTTAAGATTCACGATCCTTAAAACATTGGGAAATGTACCTCCATTGATTACAGTCTTCGGTGTATTATTGGGACTGAAAATGTTCGGGATGTTGGGTCTTATATTTGGACCATTGATCCTTTCCTCAGTAGGTGTTTTAATAAAAGTATATTCAAATGAATATGGAAAAGGCGATTCCATAATCCTCAGCAGTGAATTCCCAGAAAAAAGAGAATAA
- a CDS encoding bifunctional transcriptional activator/DNA repair enzyme AdaA, translating into MEKTQKELNYERIAKAIQYIQDHFQEKPSLEEIAEHVHLSPFHFQRLFSDWAGTSPKKFLQYTQVNYAKKLLKEEQRTLFETHLLTGVGSTSRLHDMFVQIEGMTPAEFKQAGEGLTISYSFQETPFGICLVGSTEKGICYMAFVDNLEGGRKELKENFENAEFIEHELPIHLEAIKIFNPEDQSLKKIKLHLKGTAFQLKVWQALLQIPLGKVSSYKDIAIAIEQPSASRAVGTAIGQNPIAFLIPCHRVIQTTGQTGGYRWKPIRKTVILGWEFAHKDKDITHEAI; encoded by the coding sequence ATGGAAAAGACACAAAAAGAATTGAATTACGAAAGAATTGCAAAAGCAATTCAATATATCCAGGATCATTTCCAAGAAAAACCAAGCTTGGAAGAAATCGCTGAACATGTTCACTTAAGTCCATTTCATTTTCAAAGATTGTTCAGTGATTGGGCAGGAACAAGTCCGAAGAAATTCTTGCAGTACACGCAAGTCAATTATGCCAAGAAACTTCTGAAAGAAGAACAAAGGACTTTATTTGAAACGCATCTGTTGACAGGCGTGGGCAGCACCAGCAGGTTGCACGATATGTTTGTACAGATTGAAGGGATGACACCTGCCGAATTCAAACAAGCTGGCGAAGGACTGACCATATCCTATAGTTTTCAGGAAACCCCTTTTGGAATCTGTTTAGTAGGATCTACCGAAAAAGGAATCTGCTATATGGCATTTGTAGACAATCTAGAAGGAGGACGAAAAGAATTGAAAGAAAATTTTGAAAATGCTGAATTTATTGAGCATGAATTACCTATTCATCTCGAAGCGATCAAAATCTTCAACCCAGAAGATCAATCCTTAAAAAAGATAAAATTACATCTGAAGGGAACGGCCTTCCAATTAAAGGTATGGCAAGCACTGCTTCAGATTCCTCTAGGCAAGGTCAGCAGCTATAAAGATATTGCCATTGCGATCGAGCAACCCTCGGCTTCTAGAGCAGTGGGAACTGCTATTGGACAGAATCCAATTGCCTTCTTGATACCATGCCACAGAGTAATTCAAACAACAGGACAAACAGGTGGATACCGTTGGAAACCAATCCGTAAAACCGTTATTTTAGGTTGGGAATTCGCACACAAAGACAAAGACATCACACATGAAGCTATTTAA
- the rpsI gene encoding 30S ribosomal protein S9 — protein sequence MSTTNTSGRRKTAVARIYLTAGNGNITVNGKDYKEYFPTLPLQYIVTQSLLVADSLANFDINVNVQGGGVKGQAEAVRLAIAKALVELNPEVKPALRAKGLMTRDDRMVERKKPGRRKARRRFQFSKR from the coding sequence ATGTCAACAACTAACACTTCAGGAAGAAGAAAAACTGCTGTTGCCCGCATCTACTTAACTGCTGGCAATGGAAATATTACCGTTAATGGTAAAGATTACAAGGAATATTTTCCTACATTACCTTTGCAATACATCGTTACTCAATCTTTATTGGTAGCTGATTCTCTTGCAAATTTTGACATCAACGTTAACGTTCAGGGTGGTGGGGTTAAAGGTCAAGCAGAAGCAGTTCGCCTAGCGATCGCTAAAGCTTTAGTAGAGCTTAACCCAGAAGTAAAACCTGCTTTGCGTGCTAAAGGGTTAATGACGCGTGATGACCGTATGGTTGAGCGTAAAAAACCAGGACGTCGTAAAGCTCGTAGAAGATTCCAATTCAGTAAACGTTAA
- a CDS encoding tetratricopeptide repeat protein, with protein sequence MRKSQWCKPLVLGVMLMAGQVLFAQELKDDKGYKEKLASIESKLKSGDLANALQSIEETLERYPKGAEVYYAKSLLYAQARNFEVALPAAEEAVKIAPENILYNNHLLELYKSKGDFDSAVQLLDDFIKTQPDNPQVYREKIMMQHAGKKSEDALKTYDETKAKFGETDTLDVLKAEILMDLDRTKEANDLLQTWRKKKSPIRQVYSTLSYIMMDQNKPKEALDVLEEGLVTTKDDLLYMDMADANMALKKSPQAFENIKKSFQSNTVNFIDKHRVMMSLVNNNKDFSKDQLQDLANVLVLKHPRMPDSHMFKGDILWMRGELDQAKSLYLTTVTMNPQHVEAWRKLINVELAANQLDEAIVDGNEALRNNPNNVIITYFVGVAYMMKKDTENARLYLERALDQSANENDFVKSMVYGGLGDLYHEIKMESASEVAYDEAIKLDSNNVTVLNNAAYYLALQKKDLEKAAEYSRRSNELEPSSGTFQDTYAWVLFQQGKYQEALPWIEKAIKNSEPSGVLFEHYGDILFKVGKNREAVKQWEKALTMADGSSIDKEKLKKKISEKKYIE encoded by the coding sequence ATGAGAAAATCACAATGGTGCAAACCTCTCGTGTTGGGGGTAATGTTGATGGCGGGACAGGTGTTGTTTGCGCAAGAATTGAAAGATGATAAGGGATATAAGGAGAAATTAGCTTCGATAGAGTCAAAACTGAAGAGTGGCGATTTGGCAAATGCTTTACAAAGTATCGAAGAAACACTTGAAAGATATCCCAAAGGCGCTGAGGTATACTATGCTAAATCTTTATTATATGCTCAAGCAAGAAATTTTGAAGTCGCTCTACCTGCTGCTGAAGAGGCTGTAAAGATCGCCCCGGAAAACATTCTGTATAATAATCACCTCCTTGAACTGTATAAAAGTAAGGGTGATTTTGATTCTGCTGTTCAGCTGTTGGATGATTTTATAAAAACCCAACCCGACAACCCACAGGTTTACCGTGAAAAAATAATGATGCAGCATGCAGGTAAAAAATCTGAAGATGCATTAAAAACCTACGACGAAACTAAAGCCAAGTTTGGTGAAACTGATACTTTAGATGTGTTGAAGGCGGAAATTTTAATGGACCTCGACCGTACAAAAGAAGCAAATGATCTATTGCAGACTTGGCGCAAGAAGAAATCACCTATTCGACAAGTCTATAGTACCTTAAGCTATATCATGATGGATCAAAACAAACCGAAAGAGGCACTGGATGTCTTGGAAGAAGGTTTGGTAACGACGAAGGATGATCTACTGTATATGGATATGGCGGATGCTAATATGGCATTAAAGAAAAGTCCTCAAGCATTTGAAAACATAAAGAAATCATTTCAGTCGAATACTGTCAATTTTATTGATAAGCATCGCGTCATGATGAGCTTGGTGAACAATAACAAGGATTTCAGCAAGGACCAATTACAGGATCTGGCAAATGTTCTAGTTTTAAAACATCCTCGTATGCCGGATAGCCATATGTTTAAAGGGGACATTTTATGGATGCGCGGTGAATTGGATCAGGCGAAGTCATTATACCTGACTACGGTAACGATGAATCCTCAACATGTTGAAGCATGGCGTAAATTGATCAATGTTGAGTTGGCTGCCAATCAGTTGGATGAAGCCATTGTCGATGGCAATGAAGCTCTGAGGAACAATCCTAACAATGTTATCATTACTTATTTTGTAGGTGTCGCCTATATGATGAAAAAGGATACCGAGAATGCTAGGTTATATCTTGAGCGAGCATTGGACCAAAGTGCGAATGAGAACGATTTTGTGAAATCGATGGTGTATGGTGGATTGGGAGATCTATACCATGAGATCAAAATGGAATCGGCATCTGAAGTTGCTTATGACGAAGCCATCAAATTGGACAGTAATAATGTTACTGTATTGAATAATGCGGCTTATTACCTAGCATTACAGAAGAAGGACCTTGAAAAAGCGGCTGAGTATTCCAGACGATCTAATGAGCTTGAGCCTAGCTCCGGCACTTTCCAAGACACTTATGCTTGGGTATTGTTTCAACAAGGGAAATATCAAGAGGCACTCCCTTGGATAGAAAAAGCAATCAAAAATTCAGAGCCATCAGGTGTTCTGTTTGAGCATTATGGAGATATCCTTTTTAAAGTTGGGAAGAATAGAGAAGCAGTGAAGCAATGGGAAAAGGCATTGACCATGGCAGATGGAAGTTCTATTGATAAAGAGAAATTAAAAAAGAAAATAAGTGAGAAGAAATATATTGAGTAA